DNA from Thermogemmatispora onikobensis:
CCAGCCACGCGCTCGCGAAAGCCTGCTGGACGCGACCGAGCCCAGTCGTTCTCAATCCATCCCGGAGCAATACAATTCACGCGCAGTTGGGGCGCCAGCTCGCGCGCCAGGCAGCGGCTCAAAGCGATGACAGCCCCTTTGGCCGTGGCGTAAACCTGGCTGACGAAGCCAGGCGCTCCGTCCAGTGCGTGATTCCAGGCAACATTGAGGATGCAACCGCCGCTCCTCATGAAAGGAGCGGCGGCTCGACAACAGCGCCAGGTTCCCAATACGTCAACTTGCAGCAATCGTTCGAAGCGCTCCTCCTCGCTCAGGCCGCGTGTCTCCGAGGTATTGGCACTGGCTCCCGCGTTGTTGACCCAGACGTCAATACCACCAAGTGCCGTCTGCGCCTGGGAGACCAGGCGCTCAACCTGAGCTGACGAGCCCAAGTCGGCTTGCAAGGCCAATGCCTGGCCGCCCTGACGCTCGATTTCGCTGACCAGCTCCTGAGCAGCAGCCTGCGAGTGCCCATAGTGCACCAGCACTTTGGCCCCCTCGCGCGCAAAAGCCAGAGCCAGAGCCCTGCCCAGTCCCCGCGCCGCTCCCGTGATCACAACACTGCGCCCGTGGAATAGCTGCCCTTCGCGCATACGCTTCTTCTCCCTTCCCGTGCTTATGGCCTGCCTATCGGTCGGTCTGCCTGTCTGTCTGTCTGCTTGCTGGTAGCCTGTCAGCGCCATTGCTGGCGGGAGCGAGGAAACGGACTCTTCGCCCGCTCTGCGCCCTCAGCAAGCCAACAATTTAGCTTTTCTTTCCTGTCTGCCTGCTATTGTACTGAGGTCTGGCGGCCGCTGTCAGCTTTGAGAAAGGGGCTGCCTGGCCTGTCACTCCTTCAGCGCGCTGGCAGCTGTCTACCAGCGCCTCGGTTGCCTGCCTTATCCACATATGTTATCCTGTCTGAGGTGCCGTTTCCTCTCAGGAAGCGGCAGGCGACGATCAAGGTCGATCGTTCGCTCTAGCCAGGTTGCGCCATCCTGGCGCATGGAAGGGAGTAAACAGCGGTGACTACTCACGAGACACCTGCTGATTCATCTCGGGCAGACAATCAGCCGTCTCTGCCTGTCCAGGAGCAGCGGGCCATGATCAGGCGCCTGCGCCATGAACTCCTGCTTCGCTATCGACCTGTGTTACAACAGGGGGCGGGACCCATTCGCGTGATGGCGCGGATGGTCGCCGAGCTGAGCAGGCGCTGCCGCGAGCTCGGGCTGGACGAGGAGATCATCGCCAGCGAAATTGTCGACCGTACGATCGGCGACGTCGAT
Protein-coding regions in this window:
- a CDS encoding SDR family NAD(P)-dependent oxidoreductase — its product is MREGQLFHGRSVVITGAARGLGRALALAFAREGAKVLVHYGHSQAAAQELVSEIERQGGQALALQADLGSSAQVERLVSQAQTALGGIDVWVNNAGASANTSETRGLSEEERFERLLQVDVLGTWRCCRAAAPFMRSGGCILNVAWNHALDGAPGFVSQVYATAKGAVIALSRCLARELAPQLRVNCIAPGWIENDWARSRPAGFRERVAG